In Erpetoichthys calabaricus chromosome 2, fErpCal1.3, whole genome shotgun sequence, a genomic segment contains:
- the zmiz1a gene encoding zinc finger MIZ domain-containing protein 1a isoform X3: protein MQPSMNAMSSMKPALSHSDGSFPYDSVPWQQNNNQPPGSLSVVTTVWGVTNTSQSQVLGNPMANANNPMNPGGNPMASGMSANNPNMNSAQFSGQQQQFPSKSGSSQPYMQQSMYGRPSYPGGGGFAGSYPGGPNNPGGMGIPPHTRQPADFTQPAAAAAAAAVAAAAATATATATATVAALQETQNKDINQYGPVCSSFQMGPTQAYNNQFMNQPGPRGPPSMPGNINPATMGAGMNNSNLNAPPMGITQTRPPGMSPFGSHGQRMPQQGYPGPRPQAINIQGMKRPYPGEPNYGTQQYGPNGQFPNQPGQYPTPNPPRPLPSPNYPGQRMPGQQGTGQYAPPSVAMGQYYKQEPFNGQSNNFSGSGYSYSQGNLNGPPRPVANYPHSPVPGNPTPPMTPGSSIPPYLSPNQDVKPPFPPDIKPNINALPPPPNAKGKVHTFSPSSIPANPNDELRLTFPVRDGVVLEPFRLEHNLAVSNHVFHLRPSVHQTLMWRSDLELQFKCYHHEDRQMNTNWPASVQVSVNATPLTIERGDNKTSHKPLHLKHVCQPGRNTIQITVTACCCSHLFVLQLVHRPSVRSVLQGLLKKRLLPAEHCITKIKRNFSSVAASSGNATLNGEDGVEQTAIKVSLKCPITFRRIQLPARGHDCKHVQCFDLESYLQLNCERGTWRCPVCNKTALLEGLEVDQYMWGILNAIQNSEFEEVTIDPTCSWRPVPIKSDIHIKEDPDGPLAKRFKTMSPSQMIMPNVMEMIAALGPGPSPYSSLAPPPGGNNSEYSGQGNNYQGHGSFDFPHGNPGGTSMNDFIHGPQLSHPPDIPNSLMTPDKPLSHAMPDTIPHPGSTDQSHNSMQQGLHAPPHPNSQSGQPLHHSGPPQQSRQPPPQAGANNHPHSDLTFNPSAGLEGQAGGQGAPDMPEPSLDLLPELANPDELLSYLDPPDLPSNSNDDLLSLFENN from the exons ATGCAACCATCAATGAACGCCATGAGCTCAATGAAGCCGGCACTCTCGCACAG TGATGGGTCATTTCCTTATGATTCAGTTCCCTGGCAGCAAAATAATAATCAGCCTCCAGGTTCTTTGTCTGTGGTTACAACAGTCTGGGGCGTCACTAATACATCACAAAGTCAG GTTCTTGGTAATCCAATGGCGAATGCAAATAATCCAATGAATCCTGGTGGCAATCCAATGGCATCTGGCATGTCAGCAAACAATCCCAACATGAACTCAGCACAGTTTTCTGGGCAGCAGCAACAGTTCCCTTCCAAGAGTGGATCTAGCCAGCCTTATATGCAGCAAAGCATGTATGGTCGTCCCAGTTATCCTGGCGGAGGAGGCTTTGCTGGAAG ttATCCCGGTGGCCCAAATAACCCAGGTGGCATGGGAATTCCACCTCACACACGACAGCCAGCTGATTTCACGCAGCCTGCTGCTGCTGCGGCTGCAGCCGCAGTGGCAGCCGCAGCAGCCACAGCTACAGCCACTGCAACAGCAACCGTGGCAGCTCTGCAGGAAACGCAGAACAAAGATATTAATCAATATGGACCG GTTTGTTCCTCTTTCCAGATGGGACCAACCCAAGCTTATAATAACCAGTTCATGAATCAGCCTGGTCCCCGTGGACCACCTTCCATGCCAGGCAATATTAATCCCGCTACAATGGGTGCAGGAATGAATAATTCCAACCTGAATGCTCCGCCGATGGGCATAACTCAAACTAGGCCCCCAGGAATGAGTCCTTTTGGAAGCCATGGGCAGAGAATGCCTCAGCAGGGATACCCTGGTCCAAGACCACAGGCCATAAATATTCAAGGAATGAAAAGGCCTTACCCCGGAGAG cCAAATTATGGGACTCAGCAATATGGACCAAATGGCCAGTTTCCCAACCAGCCCGGGCAATATCCAACACCGAACCCACCAAGGCCATTACCATCCCCCAATTATCCTGGACAGAGGATGCCAGGGCAGCAAGGAACAGGCCAATATGCGCCACCCAGTGTGGCTATGGGACAGTATTACAAG CAAGAGCCATTTAATGGTCAGAGCAACAATTTCTCTGGAAGTGGCTATTCCTACAGTCAAGGAAATCTAAATGGG ccTCCAAGGCCAGTAGCAAACTATCCTCACTCGCCTGTCCCAGGAAACCCCACACCACCCATGACCCCCGGAAGCAGTATTCCACCATACTTGTCACCTAATCAGGATGTAAAACCACCATTCCCACCAGACATTAAGCCAAATATTAATGCTCTCCCACCTCCTCCAA ATGCAAAAGGGAAAGTTCACACTTTCTCTCCCTCTTCGATCCCAGCCAACCCCAATGACGAGCTGCGATTAACTTTCCCAGTAAGGGACGGTGTTGTACTAGAGCCATTCCGACTGGAGCACAATCTAGCAGTCAGCAACCATGTCTTCCACTTGCGTCCATCTGTTCACCAGACCCTCATGTGGAG GTCTGATTTGGAACTCCAGTTCAAGTGTTACCACCATGAAGACAGGCAAATGAACACAAATTGGCCTGCTTCTGTCCAAGTCAGCGTTAATGCAACTCCTCTCACAATTGAACGTGGAGACAACAAGACTTCCCATAAGCCCTTGCACCTGAAACATGTATGTCAGCCAGGAAGAAATACAATTCAGATTACTGTCACTGCCTGCTGCTGT TCGCACCTCTTTGTCCTTCAGCTGGTACACAGGCCCTCTGTTCGGTCAGTTCTTCAAGGGCTGTTAAAGAAGAGACTTCTCCCAGCTGAACACTGCATCACAAAAA TAAAAAGGAATTTTAGTAGTGTAGCAGCATCATCGGGCAATGCCACACTAAATGGGGAAGATGGTGTGGAGCAGACAGCTATCAAAGTATCCCTCAAGTGTCCAATAACATTTCGGCGGATTCAGCTGCCAGCAAGAGGTCATGATTGTAAACATGTCCAG tgttttgatCTGGAGTCATATTTGCAGTTGAACTGTGAAAGAGGTACTTGGCGATGCCCTGTATgcaa TAAAACTGCATTATTAGAGGGGCTCGAAGTTGACCAGTATATGTGGGGAATCCTGAATGCAATACAAAA cTCTGAATTTGAAGAGGTTACAATTGACCCAACATGTAGTTGGAGGCCAGTACCCATTAAGTCAGACATTCATATTAAAGAAGACCCTGATGGACCATTGgcaaaaagatttaaaacaatGAGCCCCAGTCAGATGATCATGCCAAATGTAATGGAAATGATAGCAGCGCTTGGCCCGGGTCCTTCACCGTATTCCTCATTGGCGCCACCACCTGGCGGGAACAATAGCGAATACAGTGGACAAG GTAACAATTACCAAGGCCATGGCAGTTTTGACTTTCCCCATGGTAACCCCGGTGGCACATCTATGAATGATTTCATTCATGGACCACAATTGTCTCATCCACCCGATATTCCCAACAGCCTTATGACTCCTGATAAGCCACTCAGCCATGCTATGCCTGATACA ATCCCTCATCCTGGCAGCACAGATCAGTCCCATAACTCCATGCAGCAAGGTTTGCACGCGCCTCCTCACCCTAACAGCCAGTCAGGGCAGCCATTACATCACAGCGGTCCTCCCCAGCAGTCACGGCAGCCTCCTCCCCAGGCTGGGGCTAACAACCATCCACACAGTGACCTGACCTTTAATCCCTCTGCGGGCTTAGAAGGTCAAGCTGGAGGGCAGGGAGCACCTGATATGCCAGAACCCTCCCTCGAT